Proteins from a single region of Allofrancisella inopinata:
- a CDS encoding MFS transporter produces MKKNTKWILAILCLGYFIDFYDLTVMSVSYVDLFKEQFGILNSTSIQQMYYLTNNVQMAGILIGAILFGILADRFGRITVIKYSILLYSVTTILSIFVSSIYVFLSLRFLAYLGLASEFAVSTVLIVEFFPPKLAAWGMSLLYILGVLGGIVATLFGVFSYKFMFIFGGVAGLGIYAVRKVLEESPHFIHLYASDKFKNAGNIFFLFKNYSKPLLLNFLITIPYFFVITVMFALVRFISSEIDFATLVKVFLFGFFTGNIISCILSGIYNQFFKTPNLFFIINIIIFLLSIFIYSYISSATIFFYGVVIGLIGGGYNIMWAQYAAGEFPTEVRSLSCNMIFALGRTSSIFFGMVFACWITDENTFRSNINAMAVAIAFMVLLIIFIYKRKRIL; encoded by the coding sequence ATGAAAAAAAATACTAAATGGATTCTTGCTATTTTATGCTTAGGGTATTTTATAGATTTTTATGATTTAACTGTAATGAGCGTTTCTTATGTAGATTTGTTCAAAGAGCAGTTTGGTATTTTAAATTCAACATCTATACAGCAGATGTATTATCTAACCAATAATGTGCAAATGGCCGGTATATTAATAGGGGCAATATTATTTGGTATATTAGCAGATAGATTTGGCAGGATTACAGTAATTAAATATAGTATACTGCTTTATTCTGTTACTACTATATTGTCGATATTTGTTAGTAGTATCTATGTTTTTTTATCCTTAAGATTTTTGGCTTACTTAGGATTAGCTAGTGAGTTTGCTGTATCTACAGTACTTATAGTTGAATTTTTCCCACCTAAATTAGCTGCTTGGGGAATGAGTCTCTTGTATATACTAGGAGTTCTCGGGGGTATTGTAGCAACACTTTTTGGAGTTTTTTCTTACAAATTTATGTTTATATTTGGAGGGGTTGCTGGTTTAGGAATATATGCTGTTAGGAAAGTATTAGAAGAATCTCCACATTTTATACATTTATATGCATCTGATAAATTTAAAAATGCTGGTAACATATTTTTCTTGTTCAAAAATTATAGTAAACCTTTACTGTTAAACTTTTTAATAACAATACCATATTTTTTCGTAATAACAGTTATGTTTGCTTTAGTAAGGTTTATCTCTTCTGAGATTGATTTTGCTACCTTAGTAAAAGTATTTTTATTTGGCTTTTTTACAGGGAATATTATAAGTTGTATTTTAAGCGGTATTTACAACCAGTTTTTTAAAACTCCAAACTTATTTTTTATAATAAACATAATTATTTTTTTACTAAGCATATTTATATATAGTTATATATCTTCAGCTACAATATTTTTCTATGGAGTAGTTATAGGCTTAATAGGAGGTGGTTATAATATAATGTGGGCCCAATACGCTGCTGGAGAATTTCCCACAGAAGTCAGATCTCTCTCTTGTAACATGATTTTTGCATTGGGTCGGACTAGTAGTATCTTTTTTGGTATGGTATTTGCATGTTGGATCACAGATGAAAATACTTTTAGAAGTAATATAAATGCTATGGCGGTAGCTATAGCGTTTATGGTGTTATTGATAATATTTATTTATAAGAGAAAACGCATTCTATAA
- the putA gene encoding bifunctional proline dehydrogenase/L-glutamate gamma-semialdehyde dehydrogenase PutA translates to MNKLLSHTGNYPVSREIMHISNFWLIDEKQAVTELVKKAEMSSVQKAKVREAAYDLVAKVRKNRLKKSGIDAFMIEYDLSSEEGIVLMCLAEALLRVPDTYTIDLLIKDKLTSVAWKEHVGMEKHLFVNAATWSLILTGKILKDTKKSFRRVFQNFVKKTSEPVIRQAMKQAMKIVGKQYVLGETIEEALKISQIKVEKGYTYSFDMLGEAAMTMEDAQYYYQQYLYAIDQLAKYAKYEEIKKNPGISVKLSALHPRYEVAKHERVHTELYPKLLKLTELAKKYNVGMNIDAEETERLQISLELVERLAHEPSLEGFNGIGIVVQAYQKRAPYVLDYLASLAKKTNRRFMVRLVKGAYWDAEIKHAQEQSLEGYPVFTRKYHTDVSYQACVKQLFENHKYIYPQFATHNAQTVAIVLELSNGNKDYEFQCLHGMGDALYDNIVGHVEYQDIPCRIYAPVGGHKHLLAYLVRRLLENGANSSFVNRIVDENLPIEELIEDPVKKAINHGCGQHPNIPYPKDIVAPRLNSKGYNINDFAVLDNIYKEIEKYNSKNSYKAKPIVSGIKELDDNYEDVINPNTNEAIGYVINADAKIAKKALKNANEVFEQWNDTPASQRAVILEKFAHLLEKNVNEFIAIAMIEAGKTLSNAIDEVREAVDFCRYYAAQAREEFSGAIQLPALSENLKQIEFSGRGPMVCISPWNFPLAIFLGQITACLAAGNTVVAKPAEQTPIIAYKAIKLLFKAGLPKKVLQFVPGAGEMVGSALVKSPICKGVIFTGSTEVAAIINQTLASKDSEIVPFIAETGGQNAMIVDSSSLPEQVTADVIKSAFDSAGQRCSALRVLCLQEDIADNYIKMIVGAMKELKVGDSKYIDTDVGPVIDKEAADSLNAYIEEKKSKFKLVYQLPTNENTQKGTFVMPVAFEVNKLSDLGREQFGPVLHILRFKANQLSQLIKDINSTGYGLTAGVHSRINEVMNYVKNHIKAGNVYVNRNIVGAIVGVQPFGGQGKSGTGPKAGGPFYMHRLANEKLSGVGAIEEVYNPEKIATDEKLTSKYIKNRHTITSIVNGDAPRKNSFNDLKDTNGTTIGKVFQATVDVVDKAIEIAYSEADQWNNINAEIRADFIEKFLSLLEKERYMIAASLVTESKISVEEAHIQIDKTIQQVAYYCLQAKKELAHPKRLPGPTGEIDELSLKGRGVVVSMCSSDDALIRFVGQATAAMLAGNTVIAKPAYTGSLTAYNVVKLMLKIGISPKVIQLVLSDTEEVTSALLFNSKVSLVAFSGSVSAVKQVHQALALRRGAIIPFVAESVTKNGRCTKLAIETASPLYLRRFVVEKTVSVDTTASGGNASLMSLEE, encoded by the coding sequence ATGAATAAATTATTAAGTCACACAGGTAACTATCCTGTTTCTAGAGAAATAATGCATATATCTAACTTTTGGTTGATAGACGAAAAACAAGCTGTAACCGAGTTAGTTAAAAAGGCTGAAATGTCAAGTGTTCAAAAAGCTAAAGTTCGAGAAGCTGCTTATGATTTAGTAGCCAAAGTTAGAAAAAATAGGCTTAAAAAATCTGGTATAGATGCTTTCATGATTGAATATGATTTATCTTCAGAAGAAGGTATTGTACTTATGTGTTTAGCTGAAGCACTACTAAGAGTTCCAGATACTTACACTATAGATTTGTTAATCAAAGATAAACTTACAAGTGTTGCTTGGAAAGAGCATGTTGGTATGGAAAAGCATTTGTTTGTTAACGCAGCAACTTGGAGTTTGATACTTACAGGTAAAATTTTAAAAGATACTAAAAAATCTTTTCGTAGGGTGTTTCAAAATTTTGTTAAAAAAACTAGTGAGCCTGTAATTCGTCAAGCTATGAAACAAGCTATGAAGATAGTTGGTAAACAGTATGTTCTTGGGGAAACAATAGAGGAAGCTTTAAAAATTTCTCAAATTAAGGTTGAAAAGGGTTATACCTACTCATTTGATATGCTTGGTGAAGCTGCTATGACTATGGAAGATGCTCAATATTACTATCAGCAATATTTATATGCTATTGATCAATTAGCAAAATATGCTAAATATGAAGAAATTAAGAAAAATCCTGGTATTTCAGTAAAATTATCTGCTTTACATCCGCGTTACGAAGTAGCTAAGCATGAGAGAGTTCATACTGAGCTTTATCCAAAGCTACTTAAACTTACAGAACTAGCTAAAAAATACAATGTAGGTATGAATATTGATGCAGAAGAAACAGAACGGTTACAAATATCATTAGAGCTGGTTGAAAGGCTAGCTCATGAGCCTTCATTAGAGGGCTTTAACGGTATCGGTATTGTAGTGCAAGCCTACCAAAAACGTGCTCCGTATGTACTGGATTATTTAGCTAGTTTAGCTAAGAAAACTAATAGGAGATTTATGGTTAGGCTTGTGAAAGGAGCATACTGGGATGCTGAGATTAAACATGCACAAGAGCAAAGTTTAGAAGGTTATCCAGTATTTACACGTAAATATCATACAGATGTGTCTTATCAAGCATGTGTTAAACAGCTTTTTGAAAACCATAAGTATATTTATCCACAATTTGCGACACACAACGCTCAAACTGTAGCTATAGTTTTAGAGTTGTCTAACGGCAATAAAGACTATGAGTTTCAGTGTTTACATGGTATGGGTGACGCTTTATATGACAATATTGTTGGTCATGTAGAATACCAAGATATTCCTTGTAGAATATATGCACCAGTTGGTGGGCATAAGCATTTATTAGCTTATTTAGTAAGAAGGCTACTTGAAAATGGTGCAAATAGCTCCTTTGTAAATAGGATTGTAGATGAAAATTTGCCTATAGAAGAGTTGATAGAGGATCCGGTTAAAAAAGCTATAAATCATGGCTGTGGACAGCATCCAAATATCCCATATCCAAAAGATATTGTAGCTCCTAGACTTAATTCAAAAGGTTATAATATTAATGATTTTGCAGTGTTAGATAATATATATAAAGAAATTGAAAAATATAATTCTAAAAACTCTTATAAAGCTAAACCAATAGTGTCAGGTATAAAAGAGTTAGATGATAATTATGAGGACGTTATAAACCCGAACACTAATGAAGCTATAGGATACGTAATAAATGCTGATGCAAAAATTGCTAAAAAGGCGCTTAAAAATGCTAATGAAGTTTTTGAGCAGTGGAACGATACACCAGCTTCCCAAAGGGCTGTCATTTTAGAAAAATTCGCTCATTTATTAGAGAAAAATGTCAATGAGTTTATAGCTATAGCTATGATTGAAGCTGGAAAAACTCTAAGTAATGCTATAGATGAAGTTAGAGAAGCGGTTGATTTTTGTCGTTATTATGCAGCCCAAGCTAGAGAGGAGTTTAGTGGCGCAATTCAGCTACCAGCATTATCGGAAAACCTAAAGCAAATTGAGTTTAGTGGTAGAGGTCCTATGGTTTGTATAAGTCCTTGGAATTTCCCACTAGCTATTTTTTTAGGGCAAATTACAGCTTGTTTAGCAGCTGGTAATACTGTGGTGGCAAAACCTGCTGAACAAACACCTATAATTGCCTATAAGGCTATTAAACTTTTGTTTAAAGCTGGACTGCCTAAAAAAGTTTTACAATTTGTACCAGGTGCTGGTGAGATGGTTGGTAGCGCTTTGGTTAAAAGTCCTATTTGTAAAGGAGTTATTTTTACAGGCTCAACTGAAGTAGCAGCTATTATAAACCAAACTTTAGCAAGTAAAGACAGCGAGATAGTACCTTTTATAGCGGAAACTGGTGGTCAAAATGCTATGATTGTTGATTCATCATCTTTACCCGAGCAGGTTACTGCAGATGTTATTAAGTCAGCTTTTGATAGTGCTGGCCAAAGATGCTCTGCTTTGCGTGTATTATGTCTACAGGAGGATATAGCTGATAACTATATAAAAATGATAGTTGGAGCTATGAAAGAACTTAAGGTTGGTGACTCTAAATATATAGATACAGACGTTGGTCCAGTTATAGACAAAGAAGCTGCTGATAGCCTTAATGCATATATTGAAGAGAAAAAGTCTAAATTTAAGTTAGTATACCAATTACCAACCAACGAAAATACTCAAAAAGGCACATTTGTAATGCCAGTAGCTTTTGAGGTAAATAAACTATCAGATTTAGGTAGAGAACAGTTTGGTCCTGTTTTACACATCCTTAGATTTAAGGCAAATCAACTTTCTCAACTTATAAAAGACATTAATTCTACAGGGTATGGTCTAACAGCAGGCGTACATAGTAGGATAAACGAAGTTATGAACTATGTTAAAAACCATATTAAAGCTGGTAATGTTTACGTTAATAGAAATATAGTTGGTGCTATTGTAGGGGTGCAACCATTTGGCGGTCAAGGAAAATCAGGTACAGGTCCTAAAGCAGGCGGACCTTTTTATATGCATAGGCTAGCAAATGAAAAATTATCTGGTGTAGGAGCTATTGAAGAAGTTTATAACCCTGAAAAAATAGCTACAGATGAGAAGCTAACTAGCAAGTATATAAAAAATAGGCACACCATTACTAGTATCGTCAATGGAGATGCTCCTCGTAAAAATAGCTTTAATGATTTAAAAGACACCAATGGTACGACAATCGGTAAAGTTTTCCAGGCAACAGTAGATGTTGTAGATAAAGCGATTGAGATTGCTTATTCTGAAGCTGACCAGTGGAATAATATAAATGCTGAAATAAGAGCAGATTTTATAGAGAAGTTCTTGAGTTTATTGGAGAAAGAACGTTATATGATTGCTGCTAGTTTGGTAACTGAATCAAAAATATCAGTAGAAGAGGCCCACATTCAAATAGATAAAACTATTCAACAAGTAGCATATTATTGTTTACAAGCTAAAAAAGAGCTTGCTCATCCTAAGCGGTTACCAGGGCCTACTGGTGAGATTGATGAGCTAAGCTTAAAAGGACGTGGTGTTGTTGTAAGCATGTGCTCAAGTGATGATGCTCTTATAAGGTTTGTAGGTCAGGCTACTGCTGCTATGCTTGCTGGTAATACTGTAATAGCAAAACCGGCGTATACAGGAAGTCTTACAGCCTATAATGTTGTTAAATTAATGTTAAAAATAGGTATAAGTCCGAAAGTTATACAATTAGTTTTATCAGATACAGAAGAAGTAACTTCAGCATTATTATTTAATAGTAAAGTATCACTAGTAGCTTTTTCTGGTAGTGTATCTGCCGTAAAACAAGTTCATCAAGCTTTGGCACTGCGTAGAGGAGCAATTATACCTTTTGTAGCTGAAAGTGTTACTAAAAATGGCAGATGTACTAAGCTTGCTATAGAAACAGCGTCGCCACTTTATTTACGTAGGTTTGTGGTAGAAAAAACTGTAAGTGTTGATACTACAGCTTCAGGCGGTAATGCATCTTTAATGAGTTTAGAGGAATAA
- the aroB gene encoding 3-dehydroquinate synthase — translation MIDKLQVNPTTSDSYNILIDSSLDFSNIHSFITNKQVLVVTNTTIQKLYLDVLLDGIKTIATKVKTCILEDGEQYKSQQSLDQILSSLLTYKFTRASTVLIALGGGVVGDITGFAAAIYQRGVDFIQIPTTLLSQVDSSVGGKTAINHPLGKNMIGAFYQPKVVYTSIEFYKTLPEHEYFSGMAEVVKYGFISKDFYTWLKSNRQKVLQKDTVTLVEMLKKSCQIKAQVVAEDEKELSGARVILNFGHTFGHAIEKCQNYQGLKHGEAVGVGMAQAIDFSRYLGMIDCQKAKKAKDFITSFGISIEFPKNISKNEYLDAMLVDKKNSNGQLKFILLNEAGDLEIVVKSQKELGTFLS, via the coding sequence GTGATCGATAAATTACAAGTAAATCCTACAACTAGTGATAGCTACAATATACTAATAGATTCTTCTCTAGATTTTTCTAATATTCATTCTTTTATAACTAATAAACAAGTTTTAGTAGTTACAAATACAACGATCCAGAAATTATATCTTGATGTTTTATTAGATGGTATAAAAACTATAGCAACGAAAGTTAAAACCTGTATTTTAGAGGATGGGGAGCAGTATAAATCTCAACAAAGTTTAGATCAAATTTTAAGTTCGCTACTGACGTATAAATTTACTCGAGCATCTACAGTTCTTATAGCATTAGGAGGAGGTGTAGTAGGAGATATCACAGGATTTGCAGCAGCCATATACCAAAGAGGAGTAGATTTTATACAAATCCCAACAACTTTACTATCTCAAGTTGACTCGTCTGTGGGAGGTAAGACTGCTATAAATCATCCTTTAGGTAAAAACATGATAGGAGCTTTCTATCAACCTAAAGTAGTTTATACTTCAATAGAGTTTTATAAAACCTTGCCTGAGCACGAATATTTTTCAGGTATGGCAGAGGTTGTAAAATATGGTTTTATTTCTAAAGATTTTTATACTTGGCTAAAATCTAACAGACAAAAAGTTCTACAAAAAGATACTGTGACTCTTGTAGAAATGCTAAAGAAAAGTTGCCAAATAAAAGCGCAAGTTGTTGCCGAAGATGAAAAAGAGCTAAGTGGAGCAAGAGTGATACTAAACTTTGGTCATACTTTTGGTCATGCAATAGAAAAATGTCAAAATTATCAAGGCTTAAAACATGGTGAAGCAGTTGGCGTTGGTATGGCACAAGCTATAGATTTCTCACGTTATCTAGGTATGATTGATTGTCAAAAAGCTAAAAAAGCTAAAGATTTTATAACCAGTTTTGGTATATCTATAGAATTTCCTAAAAATATAAGCAAAAACGAGTATCTAGATGCTATGTTGGTTGATAAAAAAAACAGTAATGGACAACTTAAGTTTATTTTACTTAATGAAGCAGGAGATTTAGAAATAGTAGTTAAATCTCAAAAAGAACTAGGAACGTTTTTAAGTTAG
- the aroK gene encoding shikimate kinase AroK, with protein MIRTKNIFLIGPVGAGKSTIGKQLAKELKLEFIDSDETIERKCGVDINWIFDLEGEDGFRNRERDVIAEILSEKQNIVLATGGGAILDPDTRSLLSSRGKVVYLEATIEQQLERTAKDTKRPLLRVDDKKPVLEKLMEEREPLYRSIADVVVETNGATVKNIVNKISTFLVEESIL; from the coding sequence ATGATAAGAACAAAAAATATATTCTTAATAGGTCCAGTCGGTGCTGGTAAATCTACTATAGGTAAACAATTAGCAAAAGAATTAAAATTAGAGTTTATTGATTCTGATGAAACTATAGAAAGAAAGTGTGGAGTAGATATCAACTGGATATTTGATCTAGAAGGTGAGGATGGTTTTCGTAATCGTGAAAGAGACGTTATAGCAGAAATTTTATCGGAAAAGCAAAATATTGTTTTAGCTACGGGTGGAGGAGCTATATTAGACCCTGATACTAGATCATTATTATCATCTCGTGGAAAGGTAGTTTACCTTGAAGCAACTATAGAGCAACAGTTAGAAAGAACAGCTAAAGACACTAAAAGGCCTCTTTTAAGAGTAGATGATAAAAAGCCAGTGTTAGAAAAGCTTATGGAAGAAAGAGAGCCATTATATAGAAGTATAGCTGACGTTGTAGTTGAAACAAATGGTGCAACAGTTAAAAATATAGTTAACAAAATATCTACATTTTTGGTAGAAGAATCAATATTGTGA
- a CDS encoding succinate dehydrogenase assembly factor 2, whose protein sequence is MLIKNDNQIFSSINKIKYSARRGMLELDIMLAPYLDNCYMNEGVASKKLFVEFLTSEDCDMFDWLFKGVKPPEKFQKLVNKIIQEKKKFNEQNLK, encoded by the coding sequence ATGCTAATAAAAAACGATAACCAAATATTTAGCTCTATAAATAAAATAAAATATTCTGCACGTCGAGGTATGTTAGAGCTGGATATTATGCTAGCACCATACTTAGATAATTGTTATATGAACGAGGGTGTGGCAAGTAAAAAATTGTTTGTTGAGTTTTTAACTAGCGAAGATTGTGATATGTTTGACTGGTTATTTAAAGGTGTCAAACCTCCAGAAAAATTTCAGAAGCTAGTTAATAAGATAATTCAAGAGAAAAAGAAGTTTAATGAACAAAACTTAAAGTAG
- a CDS encoding APC family permease codes for MKIDADSSKKMSLVSAVLIGATSMVGSGWLFSAQLTVKNAGNWAFLAWVLAAGIVLLIALCLSKVVSMYPVRGATTRSSAISHNSIFAMPFAFANWFGIVVVISTEALATTQYLAGVKSMTWLMTDNALTFPGELFALFILALYLLVNFYGVKLLSKVNNAITVFKMFVPVLIVIIFIIYAVTHSNEHLSMFSSEIPNNSNYGFSNALTAIVAGGLIYSFNGFQTVVAYASEVKNPSRNVPLAIIIALILVLALYTALQYAFMQAVPHAYLVEKGGWSGLDFESPLLQLATMLGLGYIAFLLIADSILSPSATGYSYLGASSRMLYAMSSEGQMPRYFAKITPKVNVSRRSLLANFCLSAIFLLFSENWAGLMIIVTGLHIIGYMAAPISMGALAPRTRLFGLVVFVLLTLLLNTIEVQTNINMSIVLVILMALYGSIEYKRVGFKKLAYLILPFIIFLAIVAPLDNYLLEGFIGAIFYWIVTDKRYVTFCKTTANEKNIIVD; via the coding sequence ATGAAGATTGATGCTGATAGTTCTAAAAAGATGTCGTTGGTGAGTGCTGTTTTGATAGGTGCAACTAGTATGGTTGGCTCAGGTTGGCTGTTTAGTGCTCAGTTGACTGTGAAAAATGCTGGTAATTGGGCTTTTTTAGCATGGGTGTTAGCAGCAGGTATTGTATTGTTAATAGCATTGTGCTTAAGCAAAGTTGTTTCAATGTACCCTGTGCGAGGCGCTACGACCAGGTCTAGCGCTATTTCTCACAACAGTATCTTCGCCATGCCATTTGCATTTGCAAACTGGTTTGGAATCGTTGTAGTTATTTCTACCGAAGCATTAGCTACTACTCAATATCTTGCTGGAGTAAAGAGTATGACCTGGCTTATGACAGATAATGCACTTACCTTTCCAGGAGAGCTTTTTGCTTTATTTATTCTAGCATTATATCTATTAGTTAATTTTTATGGAGTTAAACTCTTATCTAAAGTTAATAATGCTATTACAGTTTTTAAGATGTTTGTACCAGTTCTTATTGTAATAATATTTATAATATATGCTGTTACACATAGCAATGAGCATCTTAGTATGTTTTCTTCAGAGATTCCTAACAATAGCAATTATGGATTTTCTAACGCTTTAACTGCTATTGTTGCAGGTGGTTTGATATATTCTTTTAATGGTTTTCAAACAGTAGTAGCTTATGCCAGTGAAGTTAAGAATCCTAGTAGAAACGTACCTCTAGCTATTATAATAGCATTAATTCTGGTATTGGCTTTATATACAGCTTTACAGTACGCTTTTATGCAAGCAGTGCCACATGCTTATTTGGTAGAAAAAGGCGGTTGGTCAGGTTTAGATTTTGAGTCGCCATTGTTGCAGTTGGCTACTATGTTGGGGTTAGGTTATATAGCTTTTTTATTGATCGCTGATAGTATTTTAAGCCCATCTGCGACAGGTTATAGCTATCTAGGGGCATCTTCTAGGATGCTTTATGCGATGTCTTCTGAAGGGCAAATGCCGAGATACTTTGCAAAAATAACTCCAAAAGTTAATGTCTCTAGAAGATCATTGCTTGCTAATTTTTGCTTATCAGCAATATTTTTATTATTTTCAGAGAATTGGGCGGGCTTAATGATAATTGTAACAGGCCTTCATATAATAGGTTATATGGCTGCCCCAATTAGTATGGGCGCTTTAGCACCACGTACACGATTATTTGGTCTTGTAGTGTTTGTACTTTTGACTTTACTTTTAAATACCATTGAGGTTCAAACAAATATTAATATGAGTATAGTATTAGTAATATTAATGGCTCTATATGGAAGTATTGAATACAAAAGAGTAGGTTTTAAAAAATTGGCATATCTAATTCTTCCATTTATAATATTTTTAGCTATTGTTGCACCGCTTGATAACTATCTATTAGAAGGTTTTATTGGAGCTATATTTTATTGGATAGTAACAGACAAACGTTATGTGACTTTTTGTAAAACAACTGCTAATGAGAAAAACATTATTGTTGATTAA
- a CDS encoding kinesin has protein sequence MAISQSAIKILEQIDELDLFSNVSDEWSTLLNEPDNEIKIKKLYSALVKESVRRETAERLTKDAKSYCDFIQEQSKQRISDLKESLENQITFLTQQIKTLKEESAKNLDYYRNELRKATKNLAENKS, from the coding sequence ATGGCAATTAGTCAAAGTGCAATTAAAATACTTGAGCAAATCGATGAATTAGACTTATTTAGCAATGTTTCTGATGAATGGTCAACTCTGTTAAATGAGCCTGACAACGAAATAAAAATTAAAAAGCTTTATTCTGCTTTAGTTAAAGAGAGTGTACGCAGGGAAACAGCTGAAAGATTGACTAAGGATGCAAAATCATATTGTGACTTTATCCAAGAACAGTCAAAACAAAGAATATCAGATTTAAAAGAAAGTTTAGAAAATCAAATTACCTTCTTGACACAACAAATTAAAACTCTAAAAGAAGAATCAGCTAAAAATCTAGATTACTACAGAAATGAACTTAGAAAAGCTACTAAAAATTTAGCAGAGAATAAAAGCTAA
- a CDS encoding type IV pilus secretin PilQ, which yields MFLGKKELLTILITLVSVVGFSTTFADTDIAKKDIVTAAGKASEDNVKIVGREESKQILSRHHIKDLEFHRSLNGGAVFSVAFEENVGNFSDYKTKLSRDGYTLTITFKNTSISDKWISNIDTRVFNTIVDIIKVRNENNDVVFIIHSLDRIALTDFKEGNSFTFKIDRRKSRIENFNINESISLSFQDAPVQTVLQVLSEFAGLNLVVSSSVRGNISIDLKNVPWNEVMNIVLVSKGLATKKMDSILYVATASEIAAQEQLELQTKRSLENNATLVTEFISLNYTTAQAAQTVVTSMAKQNGGIMSPRGSITSDVRTNTLIVTDTEEKIPQIKKVVNEIDIPNDQVLIESRIVEVNRDTSLELGFNYGLTDTTGGAVNIGLDTFKMPKDALGATAELAYTVFGGMKLTIEIQALESESLLNQVASPHLIVANNETAFIKQGEQVPYKQTTASGAAAISFQEAVLELKVTPQIAPDGNLILEIVVTKNSVIPNSEDQELPPRIATREITTKIMTKDGQTIVIGGIYETKQDEVRTKIPLLGDIPYLGYLFSYTNIKNNDRELLIFITPKILETKIERQ from the coding sequence ATGTTTTTGGGTAAAAAGGAGCTACTGACGATATTAATTACACTAGTAAGTGTTGTAGGATTTAGTACAACATTTGCTGATACTGATATTGCTAAAAAGGATATAGTAACTGCAGCAGGGAAGGCTAGTGAAGATAATGTAAAAATTGTTGGTAGAGAAGAAAGTAAACAAATATTAAGTAGACACCACATTAAAGACCTTGAGTTTCATAGAAGTTTAAATGGAGGCGCAGTTTTTAGCGTAGCTTTTGAGGAGAATGTGGGGAATTTCTCTGATTATAAAACTAAGCTTTCTAGAGATGGGTATACTCTTACAATAACTTTTAAAAATACTTCTATTTCTGATAAATGGATTAGTAATATTGATACAAGAGTTTTTAATACCATAGTTGATATCATAAAGGTACGTAATGAAAATAATGATGTAGTTTTTATAATTCACTCACTTGATAGAATAGCTCTTACTGATTTTAAAGAAGGTAATAGCTTTACTTTTAAAATAGATAGACGTAAAAGTAGAATTGAGAATTTTAACATAAATGAGTCTATATCACTTTCATTTCAAGATGCTCCAGTGCAAACGGTTCTTCAAGTATTATCTGAATTTGCTGGTTTAAACCTTGTAGTAAGTAGTAGTGTAAGAGGAAATATCTCTATTGATTTAAAAAATGTACCTTGGAACGAGGTGATGAATATAGTTTTAGTTAGTAAAGGTTTAGCTACTAAAAAGATGGATAGTATCTTGTATGTTGCCACAGCTTCAGAGATAGCAGCTCAAGAGCAGCTTGAATTACAAACTAAACGATCATTAGAGAATAATGCTACTTTAGTAACTGAGTTTATATCTTTAAACTATACTACAGCTCAAGCTGCACAGACAGTTGTAACATCTATGGCTAAACAAAATGGTGGTATTATGTCACCACGTGGTAGTATCACCTCTGATGTACGTACTAATACTTTGATAGTAACTGATACTGAAGAGAAGATTCCTCAGATTAAGAAAGTTGTTAATGAGATAGATATTCCAAACGATCAGGTTTTAATTGAGTCACGAATAGTAGAAGTTAATAGGGATACTTCATTAGAACTTGGATTTAACTATGGTCTTACTGATACTACTGGTGGAGCAGTTAATATAGGTTTAGATACTTTTAAAATGCCAAAGGATGCTTTAGGAGCAACTGCTGAACTTGCATACACTGTTTTTGGAGGTATGAAACTAACTATAGAGATTCAAGCATTAGAGTCTGAATCTTTATTAAATCAAGTGGCTTCTCCTCACTTAATTGTCGCTAATAATGAAACAGCATTTATTAAGCAAGGGGAGCAGGTACCATATAAACAAACCACAGCATCAGGAGCAGCAGCTATTTCGTTTCAGGAGGCAGTTTTAGAGCTAAAAGTAACTCCACAGATAGCACCAGATGGTAATCTCATTTTAGAAATTGTAGTAACAAAAAACTCAGTTATTCCTAATTCTGAAGATCAAGAGTTACCACCTCGTATCGCCACAAGAGAAATAACCACAAAGATTATGACTAAAGATGGACAAACTATAGTCATAGGGGGGATTTATGAAACTAAGCAAGATGAAGTTCGTACTAAAATACCTCTTTTGGGAGATATTCCGTATCTTGGGTATTTATTTAGCTATACAAATATAAAAAATAATGATAGAGAACTTCTGATCTTTATAACGCCAAAAATATTAGAAACAAAAATAGAAAGGCAATAA